One Pyrus communis chromosome 4, drPyrComm1.1, whole genome shotgun sequence genomic region harbors:
- the LOC137732499 gene encoding uncharacterized protein, with translation MAALAPGILLKLMDGMNTGVKPTGEHRSALLQVTDIVPVDLDEKSLWPTQGFYIKVSDSSHSIYVSLPAEHNDFVLSNKMQLGQFIYVDRLEPGSPVPVVKGAKPLPGRHPLMGTPEPLMGLREKGERIEQMSNSKPTRRGSWGIGLNGADGVSSPMVLKPVPLDFDQCTPVKERGGRNGSMSPMIRGRVGRDGGSNSGIRSSVGGGLLAKMADSKGGESPALRKSCVMPSMSKFPRSRSVSDREPRIPISPFNPAEKKKTSTPPPRNARVGTSLSVAGDAAQKSSNSKDMNANSQQQPQPGNLCNENSTSLCLPVNLPGRLSLLGKEAVQHRETAQKIALNALREASATDTLVRSLKMFSNLSRTAKADAPSTCFDKFLEFHHQIVQSVNDMVSIQAATSASEMTQTTPKVKQQKDKDQDDEDYSVLHEIVQNSVNSKLNLSKRRHALYKSVAAVPERSEQKTTTFEKLLRSSTHQKPKAPSTPLGKLSLETIGENDENKKPASASLSSLSNTIRLSKQIETEAGNWFMEFIEKALETGMKKSKGTTTDKDIRKVPQSLILRLINWVEVEQCDSSKRPVHPKAAQLARKLRIKVKNP, from the exons ATGGCAGCTTTGGCACCGGGAATTCTACTGAAGCTCATGGACGGAATGAACACAGGGGTGAAGCCCACTGGCGAGCACCGGAGCGCGCTTCTGCAGGTCACTGACATCGTGCCGGTGGACCTTGACGAGAAGAGTCTCTGGCCCACACAGGGCTTCTACATAAAAGTCTCCGATTCTTCCCACTCAATCTACGTCAGCCTCCCCGCCGAACACAACGACTTTGTTCTCAGTAACAAAATGCAGCTGGGTCAGTTTATATATGTCGACAGATTGGAGCCCGGGTCGCCAGTGCCGGTGGTGAAGGGAGCCAAACCACTCCCTGGCCGGCATCCTCTGATGGGTACACCGGAACCTCTAATGGGGCTgagggagaagggagagagaatcGAGCAAATGTCGAATTCAAAGCCTACTAGAAGGGGGTCTTGGGGAATAGGGCTTAATGGAGCTGATGGGGTTTCGTCTCCCATGGTGTTAAAGCCGGTTCCTTTGGATTTCGACCAGTGCACTCCGGTTAAAGAGCGTGGTGGAAGAAACGGGTCGATGTCTCCGATGATTAGGGGGAGAGTAGGAAGAGATGGAGGGTCGAATTCAGGCATTCGGTCTTCGGTTGGTGGTGGACTTTTGGCTAAGATGGCGGATTCCAAGGGAGGCGAAAGCCCTGCATTGCGAAAAAGCTGTGTCATGCCGTCTATGTCAAAATTTCCTAGGAGTAGAAGTGTGTCTGATCGAGAGCCAAGGATCCCAATTAGTCCCTTCAACCCAGCT gaaaaaaagaagacctCAACTCCACCACCGCGAAATGCAAGAGTGGGAACTTCACTCAGTGTGGCTGGAGATGCTGCACAGAAATCCTCCAACTCGAAGGACATGAACGCGAACTCTCAGCAGCAGCCTCAGCCTGGTAACTTGTGCAACGAAAACAGCACTAGCCTCTGCCTCCCCGTGAATTTACCAGGAAGGCTCAGCTTGCTCGGCAAA GAAGCTGTGCAGCATAGAGAGACTGCTCAGAAGATTGCCCTTAATGCACTCAGAGAGGCTTCAGCAACCGATACCCTAGTTCGATCTCTCAA GATGTTCTCAAACTTAAGCAGAACAGCTAAAGCGGATGCCCCATCAACCTGCTTTGATAAATTCCTCGAATTCCATCACCAAATCGTCCAATCAGTTAACGATATGGTATCGATTCAAGCAGCTACTTCAGCTTCTGAAATGACTCAGACTACTCCAAAAGTTAAGCAGCAGAAAGATAAAGATCAAGATGATGAAGACTATTCTGTCTTGCACGAAATTGTTCAAAACTCCGTGAACTCAAAATTGAACCTATCGAAAAGAAGGCACGCTTTGTACAAGTCAGTTGCAGCCGTTCCTGAAAGAAGCGAGCAGAAAACGACAACGTTTGAGAAGCTCCTGAGAAGCTCTACTCATCAAAAGCCGAAAGCACCATCCACTCCGCTTGGAAAGCTGAGCCTTGAAACCATTGGTGAGAACGACGAAAACAAGAAACCGGCTTCTGCTAGTTTAAGCAGCTTAAGCAATACAATCAGGTTGAGTAAGCAGATCGAAACAGAAGCTGGGAACTGGTTTATGGAGTTTATAGAGAAGGCATTGGAGACGGGGATGAAGAAATCAAAAGGCACGACAACGGATAAAGATATCCGAAAAGTGCCTCAATCTCTCATTCTTAGATTGATTAATTGGGTGGAAGTAGAACAGTGTGACAGCAGCAAGCGGCCTGTGCATCCGAAAGCAGCGCAGTTGGCTCGAAAGTTGAGGATCAAAGTGAAGAATCCTTGA